A single region of the Salvia splendens isolate huo1 chromosome 18, SspV2, whole genome shotgun sequence genome encodes:
- the LOC121776038 gene encoding glutaredoxin-like: MALPKAKEIVDSNPVVIFSKTYCSYCSTVKKLLTELGASFKVIELNVEDDGSEMQSGLAEWTGQRSVPNVFIGGKHIGGCDATTGLHGAGKLVPLLTEAGAVAKADTSGGAKASI, encoded by the exons atggCACTTCCCAAAGCCAAGGAAATCGTTGATTCAAACCCCGTCGTCATCTttag CAAAACATATTGTTCTTACTGCTCGACGGTGAAGAAACTGCTGACGGAGCTCGGAGCTTCCTTCAAGGTCATTGAACTCAATGTTGAAG ATGATGGAAGTGAAATGCAATCCGGTCTGGCTGAATGGACCGGGCAGCGTTCCGTCCCAAATGTGTTCATTGGTGGCAAACACATAGGTGGCTGCGATG CAACCACCGGGCTGCATGGTGCTGGAAAGCTCGTTCCGTTGCTGACTGAAGCTGGAGCAGTTGCCAAAGCTGATACCTCAGGAGGTGCCAAAGCTTCTATCTAG
- the LOC121776037 gene encoding uncharacterized protein LOC121776037: MKLLVNDDPTTLSYWLNWRVFLCAVWVLTPMVVAVFLIWKYEHLGNSESDAGGNQHESSHIRSEKSWKPCLKRIHPIFLMCFRIIAFGLLLAAVSFDLALHGAELFYYYTQWTFTLVTIYFGLGSLLSIRGCFYSPKVDSNSKCYLTEDTEQGLHVPLVHGVNGNGMRFRKKLDNRGTLHALITSDLWDDLYQVLFQMTAGAVTLTDIVYWVVIFPFMALKDYEMSFLTVVTHSLNAILLLGDTAVCSLEFPWFRISYFILLTGIYVIFEWIVHACVSIWWPYPFLDLSVDLAPVWYLVVALMHVPCYAIFLMFVKVKHWLLSRWFPHSYQYSP, from the exons ATGAAGCTGCTCGTCAATGATGATCCTACTACCTTGAGTTATTGGTTGAACTGGAGAGTGTTTCTATGTGCAGTATGGGTCTTGACACCTATGGTTGTCGCAGTATTTCTAATATGGAAGTATGAACATTTAGGAAATTCCGAATCGGATGCAGGGGGGAACCAGCATGAGAGCTCGCACATACGCTCTGAAAAATCATGGAAACCTTGTCTAAAACGAATTCATCCTATTTTCCTTATGTGCTTTCGGATAATTGCTTTTGGTCTGCTTTTGGCAGCTGTGTCTTTTGATCTTGCTTTACATGGAGCTGAGCTTTTTTACTACTATACTCA GTGGACATTTACTTTAGTCACCATCTATTTTGGG CTTGGATCGTTGCTTTCTATACGTGGATGTTTTTACAGTCCCAAAGTAGATAGCAACAGTAAGTGCTATCTAACTGAGGATACAGAGCAAGGTTTACATGTCCCCTTAGTACATGGAGTGAATGGAAATGGAATGAGGTTCCGGAAGAAGTTGGACAATCGTGGGACACTCCATGCTCTGATAACTTCTGACTTGTGGGATGATCTGTATCAAGTTTTATTCCAG ATGACAGCAGGGGCAGTAACTCTCACTGATATTGTTTACTGGGTTGTGATATTTCCATTCATGGCGCTGAAAGATTATGAGATGAGTTTT TTGACCGTTGTGACACACTCGCTCAATGCTATCTTGCTCCTTGGGGATACAGCTGTTTGTAGTCTG GAATTCCCATGGTTCCGGAtttcttatttcattttgttgACGGGTATTTATGTCATATTCGAGTGGATTGTCCATGCCTGCGTCTCAATTTG GTGGCCGTATCCTTTTCTTGACCTATCAGTAGACCTCGCTCCAGTGTG GTACCTGGTGGTAGCCTTGATGCATGTTCCCTGCTATGCCATCTTCCTCATGTTTGTGAAAGTGAAACATTGGTTACTATCCAGATGGTTCCCTCATTCATATCAGTATAGCCCGTGA
- the LOC121776039 gene encoding isocitrate dehydrogenase [NADP], chloroplastic/mitochondrial-like, which translates to MLRLLHLLRPNAMSIAAASIAPLPSLSIRSSRLPIRHNPALTNRYFLAASPLSSSFPNASVRCFSAAADKVRVHNPVVEMDGDEMTRVIWTMINDKLIFPHLELDIKYFDLGILNRDATDDKVTVESAEAALEYNVAIKCATITPDEGRVKEYGLKNMWRSPNGTIRNILNGTVFREPILCRNIPRIVPGWKKSICIGRHAFGDQYRATDTIIKGPGKLKMVFGELPENGDESVELDVHSFKSPGVSLAMYNVDESIRAFAESSMEMAFGKRRPLYLSTKNTILKNYDGRFKDIFEEVYEENWRKKFEEHSIWYEHRLIDDMVAYAMKSEGGYVWACKNYDGDAQSDLLAQGFGSLGLMTSVLLSDDGKTLEAEAAHGTVTRHFRLHQKGQETSTNSIASIFAWTRGLEHR; encoded by the exons ATGCTCCGTCTCCTCCACCTTCTCCGGCCGAACGCCATGTCCATCGCCGCCGCTTCAATAGCTCCACTGCCGTCCCTCTCAATCAGGAGTTCTAGATTACCAATCCGCCACAATCCAGCACTCACCAATCGATATTTTCTCGCTGCCAGTCCTCTCTCTTCCAGCTTCCCCAATGCCTCCGTTCGCTgcttctccgccgccgccgataAAGTTCGAGTACATAATCCTGTTGTCGAAATGGATG GTGATGAGATGACGCGAGTGATATGGACAATGATCAATGACAAG TTGATATTTCCGCACTTGGAATTGGATATAAAGTACTTCGATTTGGGGATATTGAATCGTGATGCTACTGATGATAAGGTTACAGTTGAGAGTGCAGAAGCTGCACTTGA GTACAATGTTGCTATAAAATGCGCTACAATTACTCCAG ATGAGGGCAGAGTCAAGGAATACGGGCTAAAAAATATGTGGAGAAGCCCCAATGGCACCATCAGAAACATATTAAATG GGACTGTTTTCCGTGAGCCTATTCTGTGCCGAAATATTCCCAGAATTGTTCCTG GATGGAAAAAATCCATTTGCATTGGCAGGCATGCCTTTGGTGATCAATATCGTGCTACTGACACAATTATAAAAGGACCTGGAAAACTGAAAATGGTTTTTGGTGAGTTA CCTGAAAATGGGGATGAATCTGTTGAACTGGATGTTCACAGTTTTAAAAGTCCAGGAGTTTCCCTTGCCATGTACAATGTCGATGA GTCTATTAGAGCATTTGCGGAATCATCCATGGAAATGGCATTTGGAAAAAGACGGCCTCTCTACCTGAGCACGAAGAATACCATCCTAAAGAATTATGATGGCAG GTTCAAGGATATATTTGAGGAGGTATACGAAGAGAACTGGAGGAAAAAATTTGAAGAACATTCAATATG GTATGAGCATCGATTGATTGATGACATGGTGGCTTATGCGATGAAGAGTGAAGGAGGATATGTTTGGGCTTGTAAAAACTATGATGGAGATGCACAAAGTGATTTACTCGCTCAAG GATTTGGTTCTCTTGGCCTCATGACTTCCGTTTTG TTGTCTGATGATGGAAAAACATTAGAAGCAGAGGCTGCTCATGGGACTGTAACCCGTCATTTTAGACTGCATCAGAAGGGACAAGAAACCAGCACCAACAGTATTGCCTCTATATTTGCATGGACGCGAGGATTAGAACACAGATAA